The following are encoded together in the Culex pipiens pallens isolate TS chromosome 1, TS_CPP_V2, whole genome shotgun sequence genome:
- the LOC120425494 gene encoding FAST kinase domain-containing protein 4 produces MMFGITRISRGIGLSIFKRNFSAPVAPFASHVAPDGDGGGAKPSDLPDPQQPVAAGRARKSAAKLAAEGGVAKNPIVAAAFASLLQEEKSLEGSKGSSGTVSDIDERIINAGTVNDLLGIPGQSKINRKQALKIVSILAEWSSIQKVKLSEFENDTRFVQLCSVLGRTNNRNNNGKGTASARTTPSTSLHVDDLQTVLGVTANDEAAKLIAGLTMPQMIKVMTSLAQKKKRSTPLLRSLAFNISSNATRLNLKECGDLLYAMASLNFRDPVLTGRVCVDAEAELAGNTDKPAPVGSILTSLSMLRYRDTAILDSLSEWMVSNSEICKPSHMSALFLSLATLNHEPSNMDAVKTKLVANLSESDFIKSTDWLNMVWSFTVLNCASSKHLASVLKPSFVGCLENERNGELTPAIKMKLLNLKAYAGIILGDASVCKEINENDPKLFVPTEASKEKRVLIAGMLDALKSLLPSESHVSINKRTLMGFAVDAECVLDAKCLPLPVNKEHPGAKRIALLVHDYHDMCQGPHTALNGVQSLACRLLRAAGYSVLSVPYHEFSTADKLLKRVEYLQKAFKAIVSEKP; encoded by the exons ATG ATGTTTGGCATAACCAGAATCAGCCGGGGCATCGGTTTGAGCATATTCAAGCGGAACTTTAGCGCACCGGTTGCGCCTTTTGCTTCTCATGTGGCGCCCGACGGAGACGGGGGTGGCGCCAAGCCGTCGGACCTGCCGGATCCGCAGCAGCCGGTGGCCGCCGGTCGTGCTAGAAAAAGTGCTGCTAAATTGGCTGCGGAGGGTGGTGTGGCCAAAA ATCCCATCGTGGCTGCCGCGTTTGCATCGTTGTTGCAAGAGGAGAAATCTCTGGAAGGTTCCAAGGGATCGTCCGGGACTGTTAGTGATATCGATGAACGTATTATTAATGCTGGCACCGTAAACGATCTGCTGGGAATTCCGGGACAGTCCAAGATTAACCGGAAGCAGGCATTGAAG ATTGTTTCGATTTTGGCCGAATGGAGTTCGATTCAGAAGGTGAAGCTTTCGGAATTTGAGAATGACACCCGCTTTGTCCAGCTGTGCAGTGTGCTGGGAAGGACAAACAATCGCAACAACAACGGCAAAGGCACGGCGAGCGCTCGTACAACACCTTCTACGTCACTCCACGTGGATGATTTGCAGACTGTGCTCGGTGTGACAGCGAACGATGAAGCCGCAAAGTTGATCGCAGGACTGACGATGCCGCAGATGATTAAGGTGATGACCTCGCTGGCACAAAAGAAGAAACGGAGTACGCCTCTGCTTCGGTCACTGGCCTTCAATATAAGCAGCAATGCGACCCGGTTAAACCTGAAAGAGTGTGGCGATTTGCTGTACGCCATGGCAAGCCTCAACTTTCGGGATCCTGTCCTAACTGGTCGAGTATGCGTTGACGCCGAAGCCGAGCTGGCTGGTAATACAGACAAGCCGGCCCCGGTTGGGTCCATTCTGACAAGTTTGAGCATGCTCCGGTATCGCGACACGGCCATTCTGGACTCGCTCTCTGAGTGGATGGTGTCCAACAGTGAAATTTGCAAACCTTCCCACATGAGCGCTCTGTTTCTTTCGTTGGCCACGCTCAACCACGAGCCGTCAAACATGGACGCTGTCAAGACAAAGCTGGTAGCGAATCTTTCGGAGAGTGACTTTATCAAATCTACCGACTGGTTGAACATGGTCTGGTCATTCACGGTGCTAAACTGTGCCTCCAGCAAACATCTGGCGTCGGTGCTTAAGCCTAGCTTTGTCGGGTGCTTAGAGAACGAAAGAAACGGAGAGCTGACTCCGGCTATAAAGATGAAGCTGTTGAACCTCAAGGCTTATGCTGGCATAATTCTGGGTGACGCTTCGGTTTGCAAAGAAATCAACGAAAATGATCCAAAGCTTTTCGTGCCTACCGAAGCGTCCAAAGAAAAGCGAGTGCTTATCGCCGGAATGTTGGACGCCCTCAAGAGTCTACTGCCATCGGAAAGTCACGTCAGCATCAACAAGCGAACACTGATGGGATTTGCCGTTG ATGCTGAATGTGTCCTGGACGCCAAGTGCTTACCGCTGCCCGTAAACAAGGAACATCCAGGGGCGAAAAG GATTGCCCTGCTGGTGCACGATTACCACGACATGTGCCAGGGACCGCACACGGCCCTCAACGGTGTTCAAAGCCTCGCCTGCCGACTGCTCCGAGCGGCCGGCTATTCCGTACTATCGGTGCCGTACCACGAGTTCAGCACCGCAGACAAGTTGCTGAAGCGAGTAGAGTATTTGCAGAAGGCGTTCAAAGCTATCGTTAGTGAGAAGCCGTAA